Proteins encoded in a region of the Halothiobacillus diazotrophicus genome:
- the hslO gene encoding Hsp33 family molecular chaperone HslO encodes MTETRTPEELPDIDQLYRFGFGSGQVRGVAVSVDRSWSTAGQGHDYPPAVAQLLGECVAAALVMVATLKFEGRLILQFRGEGPISLLVVQARSDLSYRVTAQWSADLDADALDQSIQVLLGQGQMALTIEPADGVRYQSLVPIEGQRIAEALEGYFRQSEQLPTRLELAADAHRAVGLLIQQIPGEGGTPMVRHGAANDEFAHLSILVDTLDTPAGQAELRTTPVPVLLHRLFHQDALGFTDIRPIRFYCGCSRAGVGNMLRSLGRTELEGALSDSEVPDHVSVRCEFCGQRYNFDAVDVEQILLDTSTEPPDATRH; translated from the coding sequence ATGACCGAGACGCGCACCCCGGAAGAGTTGCCGGATATCGATCAGCTGTACCGCTTCGGTTTCGGCTCCGGGCAGGTGCGCGGCGTGGCCGTCAGCGTGGATCGGAGCTGGTCAACGGCCGGGCAGGGGCACGACTACCCGCCTGCCGTGGCGCAGCTGCTCGGCGAGTGCGTCGCCGCGGCCCTGGTGATGGTGGCGACGCTGAAGTTCGAGGGACGGCTCATTCTGCAGTTTCGGGGGGAGGGGCCGATTTCTCTGCTGGTCGTGCAGGCTCGCTCGGATCTCAGTTATCGCGTGACGGCCCAGTGGTCGGCGGATCTCGATGCGGATGCCCTGGATCAATCGATTCAGGTGCTGCTCGGTCAGGGGCAGATGGCGCTGACGATCGAACCTGCCGACGGTGTGCGCTATCAGTCGTTGGTCCCCATCGAGGGGCAGCGGATTGCCGAGGCGCTGGAAGGTTATTTCCGCCAGTCCGAGCAGTTGCCAACTCGACTTGAGCTGGCGGCGGATGCCCATCGCGCGGTGGGACTGCTGATCCAGCAGATTCCCGGCGAGGGGGGCACGCCTATGGTGCGTCACGGGGCCGCGAACGACGAATTTGCACATTTATCGATCCTGGTGGACACGCTGGACACCCCGGCCGGCCAAGCCGAATTGCGCACGACCCCAGTGCCCGTTCTGCTGCACCGGCTGTTTCATCAAGATGCCCTGGGGTTCACCGACATCCGGCCGATCCGCTTTTACTGCGGCTGTTCGCGGGCCGGTGTCGGTAACATGTTGCGCTCTCTGGGGCGGACGGAATTGGAGGGCGCCCTGTCGGATTCCGAGGTTCCGGATCACGTGTCGGTGCGTTGCGAGTTTTGTGGCCAGCGGTACAACTTCGATGCGGTTGATGTGGAGCAGATATTGCTAGACACTTCGACTGAACCGCCCGATGCCACCCGACACTGA
- the thiE gene encoding thiamine phosphate synthase — protein MAERTLNPAASPLSRTRRLSGLYVITDTTDLQRDALVAAVAETILGGARIVQYRDKSTDQARRLFEATALRDLCAEHQVLFLINDDVTLAEAIGADGVHLGREDAALAAARKRLGPDAIIGASCYDQLLLARQAVHAGADYVAFGAVFPTRIKPDAPRASLDLFQQAHQELGVPICAIGGLTVETAPVVRSAGADMLAVISAVFQAPDRRLAAARFHAVFSRPAGGGDTR, from the coding sequence ATGGCGGAGCGTACGTTGAACCCCGCCGCATCACCGCTGTCGCGCACTCGGCGCCTTTCCGGCCTCTATGTGATCACCGATACCACGGACTTGCAGCGCGATGCGCTGGTGGCGGCCGTGGCGGAAACCATTCTGGGCGGTGCGCGTATCGTGCAATACCGGGACAAGTCGACGGATCAGGCCCGACGTCTTTTCGAGGCGACTGCCCTGCGGGACCTGTGCGCCGAACACCAGGTGCTGTTCCTGATCAATGACGATGTGACGCTGGCCGAAGCCATCGGCGCCGACGGCGTACATCTGGGGCGGGAGGATGCGGCGCTGGCGGCCGCCCGAAAGCGACTGGGGCCGGATGCAATCATCGGCGCATCCTGTTACGACCAGCTGTTACTCGCCCGGCAGGCGGTCCATGCCGGTGCCGACTACGTGGCCTTCGGCGCTGTGTTTCCGACTCGGATCAAGCCGGACGCGCCCCGGGCGTCCCTGGATCTTTTTCAACAGGCCCATCAGGAACTTGGCGTCCCGATCTGCGCCATCGGTGGCCTGACGGTTGAGACCGCACCTGTAGTCCGGTCCGCCGGAGCGGACATGCTGGCGGTGATTTCCGCCGTTTTCCAGGCACCGGACCGTCGTCTTGCGGCCGCCCGATTTCACGCCGTCTTTTCCCGTCCCGCAGGGGGTGGCGATACCCGCTGA
- the hemL gene encoding glutamate-1-semialdehyde 2,1-aminomutase, with protein MSSNHDLFEHAQKHIPGGVNSPVRAFRSVGGDPVFVKRAQGAYFWDENDQRYIDYVGSWGPMILGHAHPEVIEAVRSAALNGLSYGAPTVAETHMADLICAMVPSMEMVRLTSSGTEATMSAIRLARGYTGRDRIVKFEGNYHGHSDSLLVKAGSGALTLGMPSSPGVPKALAELTITLPYNDIEQVRATFAEVGQEIAAIIVEPVAGNMNCIPPVPGFLEGLRAVCDEYGAVLIIDEVMTGFRVAMGGAQALYGITPDLTTLGKIIGGGMPVGAFGGKREIMAHISPLGPVYQAGTLSGNPVAMAAGLATLRLLQAPGFYETLTERTTRLCTGLNQAAQAAGVPLITQQVGGMFGIFFTEQSAVTSYEAATQCDTQAFNRFFHGMLAAGVYLAPSAYEAGFVSMAHQDADIDETIAQAERVLRAL; from the coding sequence ATGTCCAGTAATCACGATCTGTTTGAACACGCCCAGAAACACATTCCGGGCGGCGTCAATTCGCCGGTGCGTGCCTTCCGCTCGGTGGGCGGTGATCCCGTCTTCGTGAAGCGGGCCCAGGGCGCCTATTTCTGGGACGAGAACGATCAGCGTTATATCGATTATGTCGGATCCTGGGGTCCGATGATCCTGGGGCATGCCCATCCGGAGGTGATCGAGGCGGTACGATCGGCGGCGTTGAACGGCCTCTCCTACGGGGCGCCGACCGTCGCGGAAACCCACATGGCGGATCTGATCTGCGCGATGGTGCCTTCCATGGAGATGGTGCGCCTGACCTCGTCGGGGACCGAGGCGACCATGAGTGCGATCCGTCTGGCGCGGGGTTACACCGGGCGCGACCGGATCGTGAAATTCGAGGGCAATTACCACGGCCATTCGGATTCGCTACTGGTCAAGGCCGGTTCGGGGGCTCTGACGCTCGGCATGCCGAGTTCGCCGGGCGTGCCGAAGGCGTTGGCCGAATTGACCATCACGCTACCGTACAACGACATCGAGCAGGTGCGCGCGACGTTCGCCGAGGTGGGGCAGGAGATCGCGGCAATCATCGTCGAGCCGGTGGCCGGGAACATGAACTGCATTCCGCCGGTGCCGGGGTTCCTCGAAGGACTGCGGGCCGTCTGCGACGAGTACGGTGCGGTGCTGATCATCGACGAGGTCATGACAGGCTTCCGCGTGGCGATGGGTGGCGCCCAGGCGCTGTATGGCATCACGCCGGATCTGACGACGCTGGGCAAGATCATCGGCGGCGGCATGCCGGTGGGCGCCTTCGGCGGCAAGCGCGAGATCATGGCGCACATCTCCCCACTGGGGCCGGTGTATCAGGCAGGCACGCTGTCCGGCAATCCGGTCGCCATGGCGGCGGGCCTCGCCACCCTGCGCCTGTTGCAGGCGCCGGGTTTCTACGAAACGCTCACCGAGCGGACGACACGCCTCTGCACCGGTCTCAACCAGGCCGCCCAGGCCGCCGGCGTCCCGCTGATCACCCAGCAGGTCGGCGGCATGTTCGGGATCTTCTTCACCGAACAGTCTGCCGTCACCTCGTATGAGGCGGCCACGCAATGCGATACGCAGGCGTTCAACCGCTTCTTCCATGGCATGTTGGCCGCGGGCGTGTATCTGGCACCTTCGGCCTATGAGGCCGGTTTCGTCTCGATGGCGCATCAGGATGCCGATATCGACGAAACCATCGCGCAGGCCGAGCGGGTACTGCGCGCTCTTTAA
- the gatB gene encoding Asp-tRNA(Asn)/Glu-tRNA(Gln) amidotransferase subunit GatB: MSAHSRWEVVIGLEIHAQLATQSKIFSGASTRFGAEPNAQACAVDLGLPGVLPVLNGEAVHMAALFGLAINAEVALASMFDRKNYFYPDLPKGYQISQLAQPIVSGGQVVITLGEGEDAVQKTIRVTRAHLEEDAGKSLHEDFAGMTGIDLNRAGTPLIEIVSEPDMRSAAEAVAYARKIHAIVQYLGICDGNMQEGSFRVDANVSIRPKGETTLGTRTEIKNVNSFRFLERAILFEIERQIELIEDGGTVQQQTRLYDPDKDETRMMRTKEAADDYRYFPDPDLLPVVIAPETLAAWRDSLPELPDAKADRYQREYGLSAYDAAVLTSSKATAAYFEQTLAGLQGLMAGKSADAKLCANWVTGAIAAQLNKTGLAIDESPVSAESLARLLLRIADNTLSNKLAREVFDAMWAGEGEADAIIDARGLKQITDSSAIEALVDEVLAANPDKVAEYRGGKDKLFGFFVGQAMKAARGKANPQQLNEILQARLGTPGGSE, encoded by the coding sequence ATGAGTGCGCATTCACGTTGGGAGGTCGTGATCGGCCTCGAAATTCATGCCCAGTTGGCGACCCAGTCGAAGATCTTCTCCGGCGCCTCGACCCGATTCGGCGCCGAACCCAACGCCCAGGCCTGCGCGGTCGATCTCGGCCTGCCGGGCGTGCTGCCGGTATTGAATGGCGAAGCGGTGCACATGGCGGCACTGTTCGGTCTGGCCATCAATGCCGAGGTGGCCCTGGCGTCGATGTTCGACCGCAAGAATTACTTCTACCCCGACCTGCCCAAGGGCTACCAGATCAGCCAGCTGGCCCAGCCGATCGTCAGCGGCGGGCAGGTGGTGATTACACTGGGTGAGGGCGAGGATGCGGTGCAGAAGACCATCCGGGTCACGCGCGCGCACCTCGAGGAGGATGCCGGCAAGAGCCTGCACGAGGACTTCGCCGGCATGACCGGCATCGACCTCAACCGGGCCGGCACCCCGCTGATCGAGATCGTGTCCGAGCCGGACATGCGTTCGGCGGCGGAGGCGGTGGCCTATGCCCGGAAGATCCATGCCATCGTGCAGTATCTCGGGATCTGCGACGGCAACATGCAGGAAGGCTCGTTCCGGGTCGATGCCAACGTGTCGATTCGGCCGAAGGGCGAGACGACACTGGGCACGCGAACCGAGATCAAGAACGTCAACTCCTTCCGCTTTTTGGAGCGGGCGATCCTGTTCGAGATCGAGCGCCAGATCGAGTTGATCGAGGACGGCGGCACGGTCCAGCAGCAGACGCGCCTCTACGATCCGGACAAGGACGAGACGCGGATGATGCGGACCAAGGAAGCGGCGGACGACTACCGCTATTTCCCCGATCCGGATCTGCTGCCCGTCGTCATCGCGCCGGAAACCCTGGCGGCATGGCGCGACAGTCTGCCCGAACTGCCGGATGCCAAGGCCGATCGCTACCAGCGCGAATACGGGCTTTCGGCCTACGATGCCGCCGTGCTGACCAGCAGCAAGGCCACGGCCGCTTACTTCGAGCAGACGCTGGCTGGTCTTCAGGGTTTGATGGCCGGCAAGTCGGCCGATGCGAAGCTCTGCGCCAACTGGGTGACCGGGGCGATTGCCGCGCAGCTCAACAAGACCGGGCTCGCCATCGACGAGAGCCCGGTATCGGCCGAATCCCTGGCCCGGTTGCTCCTGCGCATCGCCGACAACACCTTGTCGAACAAGCTGGCCCGCGAGGTGTTCGACGCCATGTGGGCGGGCGAGGGTGAGGCGGATGCCATCATCGACGCGCGCGGCCTGAAGCAGATCACGGATTCCTCGGCGATCGAGGCGCTGGTGGATGAGGTGCTGGCCGCGAACCCGGACAAGGTGGCGGAATATCGGGGCGGCAAGGACAAGCTGTTTGGTTTCTTCGTGGGGCAGGCCATGAAGGCGGCACGCGGCAAGGCCAATCCCCAGCAACTGAACGAGATCCTCCAGGCGCGCCTGGGCACGCCCGGAGGGTCGGAATGA
- a CDS encoding glycoside hydrolase family 15 protein, with amino-acid sequence MNAQSARSDRLARLDALYEEVCVNILDRQHPISGLLPASTAVNAHGDYTDAWVRDNVYSILAAWALGLAYRRVDTADARAYELEQATIKNMRGLLTAMMRQADRVERFKRTQQPIDALHAKYDTGTGLAVVGDAEWGHLQLDATSLFVLMLVQMTLSGLRIIASRAEVDFVQNLVWYLSRAYTTPDYGIWERGNKINHGQRELNASSLGMVLAALQAIDGFDLFGGDGDDRSRILVLADDIARTEMTLNALLPRESGSKEVDAALLSVIGFPAFAVRDAEMVATVDQALTQKLTGRFGCKRFLRDGHQTVLEDENKLHYEPEELERFAGIESEWPLFFTYRLINSWFSGDFETAERFNRQLTDLAVQRDGQYVLPELYFVPEPAIDEERLSPGSADRQPNENQPLVWAQSLWIVGRLLLSRAIDVSDLDPINRRRPLSGQTVCRAVSVALVAETSGVEAALVEMGSERHIVVGQSRVRIGSVRALVENLVDLGANDRLALTGRPRRRVLGLSTAKVYEIDGQQWLIVPQLFDTDDFYLTQDLALLVQELRSTIGYLHRYWRQPGRPILTIMISEWMLAAPDFAVMLNFLRDELSRGSVNGVPVHLDRVESLVSRGQRVRLPGMMAGWAPRPKALALSLDDDAYSRTTETWSLSQASDETLLQRYFATEAIYERLDILGVLAGRYPNLDLHAVNDEGRTSTLLELIDGLFRMAQRARAWGVMRRSAELLGKVDAYLDVALMDLIVRQKRLAVGRSYTSKALISEPLSNHEILKRIRQFCGEDPRERILTQELIIHLGSLIRSEPALFEDVITLRIGPLLQTVIALHARDAQLTPSAAFDWLMAQPPSVVRRKLRDALNWRGGSSRLEGLRLVDESITWDAIEFRAEDDPESTAADWLQWRCVEGAIGRLPDTFYRDVWELLAHTPALVIGDRYNPRNTLDSSLFRSQSTAGEKNFALAVEHVLNRIVAPEYRQLVIEALQALIRLVQKNPSLQLQDALITDVLIGHAVRLAWCNGRSAEHVRYDEVRDQAWAAFYQRPPHQVAYYVTEALETLLGKGESRTMAVLTEVGK; translated from the coding sequence ATGAATGCCCAGTCCGCCCGGTCCGATCGCCTTGCGCGATTGGATGCGTTGTATGAAGAAGTCTGCGTGAACATCCTGGATCGGCAGCATCCCATCAGCGGGTTGTTGCCGGCCAGCACGGCGGTCAATGCCCATGGCGACTACACCGATGCCTGGGTGCGCGACAACGTCTACAGCATTCTCGCGGCCTGGGCGCTGGGTCTGGCCTATCGTCGGGTGGATACGGCCGATGCCCGAGCCTACGAACTGGAACAGGCGACGATCAAGAACATGCGTGGGCTGCTCACGGCCATGATGCGTCAGGCCGATCGCGTGGAGCGCTTCAAGCGGACGCAACAACCCATCGACGCCCTGCATGCGAAATACGATACGGGTACCGGGCTGGCCGTCGTGGGCGATGCCGAATGGGGCCATCTGCAACTGGATGCCACCTCCCTGTTCGTGCTGATGCTGGTGCAGATGACCCTCAGCGGTCTGCGCATCATCGCCAGCCGGGCGGAGGTCGATTTCGTCCAGAATCTCGTCTGGTACCTGTCGCGTGCCTATACCACACCCGATTATGGTATCTGGGAGCGCGGTAACAAGATCAATCATGGTCAGCGGGAACTGAATGCCAGTTCCCTCGGCATGGTGCTGGCCGCCCTGCAGGCCATCGACGGATTCGACCTCTTCGGCGGCGACGGCGATGACCGAAGCCGGATTCTCGTGTTGGCCGACGACATCGCGCGTACGGAGATGACGCTGAATGCCCTTCTGCCCCGGGAATCGGGTTCCAAGGAAGTGGATGCCGCGCTGCTTTCCGTGATCGGCTTTCCCGCCTTTGCCGTACGCGATGCCGAGATGGTGGCCACGGTCGACCAGGCGCTAACGCAGAAGCTGACCGGGCGCTTCGGTTGCAAGCGGTTCCTGCGCGATGGTCACCAGACGGTCCTGGAGGACGAAAACAAGCTGCATTACGAGCCGGAGGAGCTGGAACGGTTCGCCGGCATCGAGTCCGAATGGCCGCTGTTCTTCACCTATCGTCTGATCAACAGCTGGTTTTCCGGCGACTTCGAGACGGCCGAGCGTTTCAATCGCCAGCTGACGGACCTGGCGGTGCAGCGGGATGGCCAGTATGTTCTGCCCGAACTGTACTTCGTGCCGGAGCCAGCCATCGACGAGGAGCGCCTCAGTCCGGGGAGCGCCGATCGTCAGCCCAACGAGAACCAGCCGCTCGTCTGGGCGCAGAGTCTCTGGATCGTTGGTCGCCTGCTGTTGAGTCGTGCGATCGACGTGAGCGACCTCGACCCCATCAATCGCCGACGCCCGCTCAGCGGGCAGACCGTGTGCCGTGCCGTGTCCGTCGCCCTGGTGGCGGAAACCAGTGGGGTGGAAGCGGCGTTGGTGGAAATGGGTTCGGAACGTCACATCGTCGTCGGGCAATCCCGGGTGCGCATCGGCTCGGTACGCGCGCTGGTGGAGAACTTGGTCGATCTCGGCGCGAATGACCGTCTGGCGCTGACCGGTCGGCCGCGACGCCGGGTCTTGGGGTTGAGTACCGCGAAAGTCTACGAGATCGATGGTCAGCAGTGGTTGATCGTGCCGCAGCTGTTCGATACGGATGACTTCTATCTCACGCAGGATCTGGCGCTACTGGTCCAGGAGCTCCGCTCCACCATCGGCTATCTGCACCGTTACTGGCGTCAGCCCGGGCGCCCCATCCTGACGATCATGATCAGCGAATGGATGTTGGCGGCCCCGGATTTCGCGGTCATGTTGAATTTCCTGCGCGATGAGTTGAGTCGGGGCTCGGTCAATGGGGTACCGGTCCATCTGGATCGGGTCGAGTCGCTGGTTTCACGGGGACAGCGCGTGCGTTTGCCCGGCATGATGGCCGGCTGGGCACCTCGACCGAAGGCGCTGGCGTTGTCGCTGGACGACGATGCCTACAGTCGTACGACCGAAACCTGGTCGCTCTCCCAGGCATCGGACGAGACGCTGCTGCAACGCTATTTCGCCACCGAGGCGATCTACGAGCGACTCGATATTCTCGGCGTGCTCGCCGGGCGTTATCCCAATCTCGATTTGCACGCGGTCAATGACGAGGGTCGGACATCGACGCTGCTCGAGTTGATCGATGGCCTGTTCCGCATGGCGCAACGGGCGCGCGCCTGGGGCGTGATGCGACGCAGCGCGGAGCTGCTCGGCAAGGTGGATGCCTACCTGGACGTCGCGCTGATGGATCTCATCGTGCGGCAGAAGCGATTGGCGGTGGGTCGTTCGTACACAAGCAAGGCATTGATTTCCGAGCCGTTGTCGAATCACGAGATTCTCAAGCGCATCCGTCAGTTCTGCGGGGAGGACCCGCGAGAGCGCATCCTGACCCAGGAGTTGATCATCCATCTGGGCAGCCTGATCCGTTCCGAGCCGGCGCTGTTCGAGGACGTCATTACCCTGCGGATCGGGCCATTGTTGCAGACGGTGATCGCCCTGCATGCCCGCGATGCCCAGTTGACGCCCAGTGCGGCCTTCGACTGGCTGATGGCTCAGCCGCCCAGCGTGGTCCGGCGAAAGTTGCGCGATGCCCTGAACTGGCGGGGTGGCTCTTCCCGACTGGAGGGGTTGCGTCTGGTGGACGAGTCGATCACCTGGGATGCCATCGAGTTTCGGGCGGAGGACGATCCCGAATCGACGGCGGCGGACTGGTTGCAGTGGCGTTGTGTCGAAGGCGCGATCGGCCGCTTGCCGGATACGTTCTATCGGGATGTCTGGGAACTGCTGGCCCATACGCCGGCTCTGGTGATCGGGGATCGCTACAACCCGCGCAATACCCTCGACAGTTCCCTGTTCCGCAGCCAGTCCACGGCTGGCGAAAAGAATTTTGCTCTCGCGGTGGAGCATGTGCTTAATCGGATCGTGGCGCCGGAATATCGGCAATTGGTGATTGAGGCCCTTCAGGCGTTGATCCGGTTGGTGCAGAAAAATCCGAGTCTTCAGCTCCAGGATGCGTTGATCACGGACGTGCTGATCGGGCATGCGGTCCGGCTGGCGTGGTGCAACGGGCGTTCGGCGGAACACGTGCGCTACGACGAGGTTCGGGATCAGGCCTGGGCGGCCTTTTATCAGCGTCCGCCCCACCAGGTTGCCTATTACGTGACCGAAGCGCTGGAAACCCTGCTGGGCAAGGGCGAATCACGCACCATGGCCGTTCTGACGGAGGTTGGCAAATGA
- a CDS encoding glucokinase: MILAGDIGGTKTLLALYDDSGTQRIYHQRYASGSYGQFDLLLQGFLDAAANNHTMMLTAAGFGIAGPIQGEPGAQRVHATNLPWQLDSVALSRQLGGVPVVFANDLVASGTAAIASTPLHRTTLNPLAEPVTRASAGHVAVIAAGTGLGEAVFCYDGQRYHPMPTEGGHCSFAPNSAVEDQLWSFLRARLDGHVSYERILSGKGFFYLYEFARAEGLAQETPHMIARLAEADDPSVVITQQACAGSDTLSEIACRLFARIYGAEAGNLALKCLPYGGVFVAGAIAGHILPFMQTEFMTGFTDKGRFADLLRRIPVWMVSDPDLALQGAARLAAEHVRG, translated from the coding sequence ATGATTCTCGCGGGCGATATCGGCGGCACCAAGACCCTGTTGGCGCTCTATGACGACAGCGGTACCCAGCGGATCTACCATCAACGCTACGCCAGTGGTTCCTATGGGCAGTTCGATCTGTTGCTGCAGGGTTTTCTCGATGCGGCGGCGAACAATCACACGATGATGCTGACGGCGGCCGGTTTCGGCATCGCCGGCCCCATTCAAGGCGAGCCCGGCGCCCAGCGGGTCCATGCGACCAATCTGCCCTGGCAACTGGATAGCGTGGCGTTATCCCGTCAGCTGGGCGGCGTGCCGGTCGTGTTCGCGAACGATCTCGTGGCCAGCGGTACGGCGGCGATCGCCTCGACCCCGCTACACCGGACGACCCTGAACCCGCTGGCGGAGCCTGTCACGCGCGCTTCGGCCGGCCATGTGGCGGTGATCGCCGCCGGTACCGGCCTGGGCGAAGCCGTGTTCTGCTACGACGGCCAGCGTTACCATCCCATGCCGACCGAAGGCGGGCATTGCAGCTTTGCGCCGAACAGTGCCGTGGAGGATCAGTTGTGGTCCTTCCTGCGGGCGCGCCTGGACGGGCATGTCAGCTACGAGCGGATCCTGTCCGGTAAAGGGTTCTTCTACCTCTACGAATTCGCGCGGGCCGAGGGCCTGGCTCAGGAAACCCCGCATATGATTGCGCGTCTTGCCGAAGCCGATGATCCCAGTGTGGTGATCACCCAGCAGGCCTGTGCGGGCAGCGACACCCTGAGCGAGATTGCCTGTCGGCTGTTCGCCCGGATCTATGGCGCCGAGGCCGGCAATCTGGCACTCAAATGCCTGCCGTACGGCGGCGTGTTCGTTGCTGGCGCCATCGCCGGGCACATTCTCCCGTTCATGCAGACCGAGTTCATGACCGGCTTTACGGACAAGGGGCGCTTTGCCGATCTGCTGCGGCGCATACCGGTCTGGATGGTGAGCGATCCCGATCTGGCCCTGCAGGGCGCGGCCCGTCTGGCAGCAGAGCATGTTCGTGGCTGA
- the glmS gene encoding glutamine--fructose-6-phosphate transaminase (isomerizing), whose product MCGIVAAIAQRPVWPILLEGLRRLEYRGYDSAGLAVLRNPSELACVRAVGKVDALAERIGADGLPGLSGVAHTRWATHGVPAERNAHPHIASDRVAVVHNGIIENHAELRAELQAQGRTFSSDTDTEVIAHMLDVQLAQGISPTAAFHATLDRLHGAFALAILMTDAPDHLFVARQGSPLVIGVGIGELFAASDALALLPVTQRFIYLAEGDRAILTRDHWTIIDRQGAAVERPVHESTQRADSADRGGFKHFMLKEIHEQPRAIADTLEGRISEGRVLPAAFGVTAEARFADVARIQIVACGTSYHAGMVARYWFEDILGLPTSVEVSSEFHYRNPVVSRDTLLVMLSQSGETADTLAALRMVRSRHPDVPVLAICNAPESSLVRESDLVLMTHAGPEISVASTKAFSTQLVSLALLLLAMGRVQGTLSEEIERRIVAGLEKIPALAQAALTHDSAILALAERLVDKQHALFLGRGVMFPIALEGALKLKEISYIHAEGYPAGELKHGPLALIDENMPVITIAPQNDLLEKLKSNMAEVAARGAELFVFADERTALASEERLHVLPVTSHVGRISAPIIFNIPLQLLAYHVAVLKGTDVDQPRNLAKSVTVE is encoded by the coding sequence ATGTGCGGCATTGTAGCGGCCATTGCGCAACGACCGGTCTGGCCGATTCTGCTTGAGGGCCTGCGTCGATTGGAATATCGCGGTTACGATTCGGCCGGTCTGGCCGTGTTGCGGAACCCGTCCGAACTGGCCTGCGTCCGTGCCGTCGGCAAGGTGGACGCCCTGGCCGAGCGGATCGGGGCGGATGGTCTGCCCGGGCTGTCTGGCGTGGCGCACACCCGCTGGGCGACCCATGGGGTGCCGGCGGAGCGTAACGCGCACCCGCACATCGCCAGCGATCGGGTGGCCGTCGTGCATAACGGCATCATCGAGAATCATGCCGAACTGCGCGCCGAGTTGCAGGCGCAGGGTCGGACATTTTCCTCGGATACGGATACCGAAGTAATTGCGCATATGCTCGATGTCCAATTGGCGCAGGGCATCTCGCCGACGGCGGCCTTCCATGCGACGCTCGATCGCCTGCATGGCGCTTTTGCGCTGGCGATCCTCATGACCGATGCCCCGGATCACCTGTTCGTGGCGCGGCAGGGCAGCCCGCTCGTCATCGGCGTCGGCATCGGCGAGTTGTTTGCCGCCTCGGATGCCCTGGCACTACTGCCGGTAACCCAGCGATTCATCTATCTGGCCGAGGGGGATCGGGCGATCCTCACTCGCGACCATTGGACGATCATCGACCGGCAGGGTGCGGCTGTCGAGCGACCGGTTCACGAGTCCACTCAGCGCGCCGACAGCGCCGATCGCGGGGGCTTCAAGCATTTCATGCTGAAGGAAATCCATGAACAGCCCCGCGCCATCGCCGATACCCTGGAAGGGCGTATCAGCGAGGGCCGGGTGTTACCGGCTGCGTTTGGCGTCACCGCCGAGGCGCGCTTCGCCGATGTGGCGCGGATCCAGATCGTCGCCTGCGGCACCAGCTATCATGCCGGCATGGTGGCCCGTTACTGGTTCGAGGATATCCTCGGTCTGCCGACGTCCGTCGAAGTCTCTTCCGAGTTCCATTACCGCAATCCGGTCGTTAGCCGGGACACGCTGCTGGTGATGCTCTCCCAGTCGGGGGAGACGGCCGATACCCTGGCAGCCTTGCGCATGGTGCGGAGCCGTCATCCGGACGTCCCTGTCCTGGCAATCTGCAATGCGCCCGAATCGTCGCTGGTCCGGGAATCCGATCTCGTGCTGATGACCCACGCGGGACCGGAGATTTCGGTGGCGTCCACCAAGGCCTTTTCCACCCAGCTCGTGTCGCTGGCCTTGCTGCTGCTGGCCATGGGGCGCGTTCAGGGAACGCTTTCCGAGGAAATCGAGCGGCGCATCGTGGCCGGACTGGAGAAGATCCCGGCTCTGGCCCAGGCGGCCCTGACCCACGACTCCGCGATCCTCGCGTTGGCGGAACGGCTGGTGGACAAGCAGCATGCTCTGTTCCTGGGGCGGGGCGTCATGTTCCCGATTGCCCTGGAGGGTGCCCTGAAGCTCAAGGAAATCAGCTATATCCATGCCGAGGGCTATCCGGCCGGTGAACTGAAGCACGGCCCCTTGGCCCTGATCGACGAGAACATGCCGGTGATTACCATCGCGCCACAGAACGATCTGCTGGAGAAGCTCAAGTCGAACATGGCCGAGGTGGCCGCGCGTGGTGCGGAACTGTTCGTGTTCGCCGACGAGCGGACGGCGCTCGCGAGCGAGGAACGCCTGCACGTGTTGCCGGTCACGTCGCATGTCGGTCGCATCTCCGCGCCGATCATCTTCAATATCCCCCTGCAGTTGCTGGCCTATCACGTCGCGGTTCTGAAGGGGACCGACGTGGATCAGCCGCGCAACCTTGCCAAATCCGTAACCGTCGAATGA